In Nocardia asteroides, the following proteins share a genomic window:
- a CDS encoding ADP-ribosylglycohydrolase family protein, translated as MMRRGDVFAGFVVERELGRGGMGAVYAARDRRLPRLTALKLMHRDLFADHEIRTRFEREADLVAQLDHPNIITVYDRGLDEERLWIAMQFVDGVDAAAVPTAQLGTDRVAQILAQTASALDYAHRQGVLHRDVKPANILLSRTAGVGAGFDERVVLTDFGIAKLLDDTGGLTRTGQFTATIAYASPEQLSSAPLDHRGDQYSLACTVFRLLTGTGPFDAPNPATVMLGHLNAVPPRASTHRAALPPAVDAVLAKAMAKDPARRFASCSDFAAAFAEAVDRRTGPASAGSPRTGAQPASGRLSGGSAPEHHAGNDSRGHATPSTSVRSPGDRAPEYRPGDDIRNHAMPSTSAQNPGLRAPEHRSGNDIRGHAAPSTGASRPPSHRGDPARRLDPTAREQSPADRGPRIDIRHPDRHGGRPVSGPATGVDRREHPRTGGDAGANAAPVWLNAVHGCLLGGAIGDALGAPVETRTLQQIRAAHGHLGIGDNATDLRISEETQLTAFTVEALIRGSVRARAKGIGGATLGLLQQGMLVWLRGQVAELPGQPPKLHSTLTHHPELIEQRGIANSVYTALRRASERGVLGTRDQPINNSKGSGAVMRAAPCGFGYAADRSGAALGAIFELGCDAAALTHGHPSGWLPAGTLAALVYQLSRGVDTATALDRARAELTTYPDHEETAAAVDAAITLAARTTRPGSAPTPEDLETLGQGWIGPEALSIAVFATLAAEAVGGPSHVIVRTGLLLAVNHSGDSDATGAIAGSLLGARYGRPALPRRWSDTIDARRVLDRLATDYCTEFGLTPPRDDHGQPTDDWYARYPA; from the coding sequence ATGATGCGGCGCGGGGATGTGTTCGCCGGATTCGTCGTCGAACGGGAGCTCGGCCGGGGCGGGATGGGCGCGGTCTACGCGGCCAGGGACCGGCGGCTGCCCCGGCTGACCGCGCTCAAGCTGATGCACCGGGATCTGTTCGCCGACCACGAGATCCGGACCAGGTTCGAGCGGGAGGCCGATCTGGTCGCCCAGCTCGACCACCCGAACATCATCACCGTCTACGATCGCGGCCTCGACGAGGAACGGCTGTGGATCGCGATGCAGTTCGTCGACGGTGTGGACGCGGCCGCGGTACCGACCGCGCAGCTCGGCACCGATCGGGTCGCGCAGATCCTGGCCCAGACGGCGAGCGCGCTGGACTACGCGCACCGGCAGGGCGTGCTGCACCGCGATGTGAAGCCGGCCAATATCCTGCTCTCCCGGACCGCCGGAGTCGGCGCGGGCTTCGACGAACGGGTGGTGCTCACCGACTTCGGCATCGCCAAGCTCCTCGACGACACCGGCGGCCTGACCCGCACCGGCCAGTTCACCGCCACCATCGCCTACGCTTCGCCCGAACAGCTCAGCAGCGCTCCGCTCGATCATCGCGGCGACCAGTACTCGCTGGCCTGCACCGTCTTCCGGCTGCTCACCGGCACCGGCCCATTCGACGCGCCCAACCCGGCAACCGTCATGCTCGGCCACCTGAACGCGGTGCCGCCCCGCGCCAGCACCCACCGGGCCGCGCTGCCGCCGGCGGTCGACGCCGTGCTCGCCAAGGCCATGGCCAAGGATCCGGCGCGGCGGTTCGCCAGCTGCTCGGACTTCGCCGCCGCTTTCGCCGAGGCCGTCGACCGCCGCACCGGCCCCGCGTCGGCCGGCTCCCCCCGAACCGGCGCCCAGCCCGCCAGTGGCCGGCTCTCCGGCGGCAGCGCGCCGGAGCATCACGCGGGCAACGACAGCCGCGGCCACGCGACACCGTCCACCAGCGTCCGAAGTCCCGGCGACCGCGCGCCCGAATACCGCCCCGGCGACGACATCCGTAACCACGCAATGCCGTCCACCAGCGCCCAGAACCCTGGCCTCCGTGCGCCGGAACATCGATCCGGCAATGACATTCGTGGCCACGCTGCCCCGTCCACCGGCGCGAGTCGGCCGCCGTCGCATCGAGGCGACCCGGCCCGCCGGCTCGACCCGACCGCGCGGGAACAGTCGCCCGCCGACCGCGGCCCCCGGATCGACATCCGGCATCCGGACCGGCACGGCGGTCGACCGGTTTCCGGGCCGGCGACCGGGGTAGACCGGCGCGAACACCCGCGGACCGGCGGCGATGCGGGAGCGAACGCCGCTCCGGTGTGGCTGAACGCGGTGCACGGCTGCCTGCTCGGCGGTGCGATCGGTGACGCGCTGGGCGCACCCGTGGAAACCCGGACGCTGCAACAGATCCGCGCCGCGCACGGTCATCTCGGCATCGGTGACAACGCCACCGACCTGCGCATCTCCGAGGAGACCCAGCTCACCGCGTTCACAGTGGAGGCGCTCATCCGCGGCTCGGTGCGGGCCAGGGCCAAGGGCATCGGCGGGGCCACGCTGGGGCTGTTGCAGCAGGGCATGCTGGTGTGGCTGCGCGGGCAGGTCGCCGAGCTGCCCGGTCAACCCCCCAAGCTACACAGCACGCTGACCCACCATCCCGAACTGATCGAGCAACGCGGCATCGCGAATTCGGTGTACACCGCCCTGCGGCGGGCGTCCGAACGGGGCGTGCTCGGCACCCGGGACCAGCCGATCAACAACTCCAAGGGCAGCGGCGCGGTGATGCGCGCGGCGCCGTGCGGATTCGGCTACGCCGCGGACCGTTCCGGCGCCGCGCTCGGCGCGATCTTCGAACTCGGTTGCGACGCGGCCGCGCTCACCCACGGCCACCCCAGCGGCTGGCTGCCCGCCGGTACCCTCGCGGCGCTCGTCTACCAGCTGAGCCGGGGTGTCGATACCGCGACCGCCCTGGACCGGGCCCGGGCCGAACTCACGACCTACCCCGACCACGAGGAGACCGCGGCCGCTGTCGACGCGGCGATCACCCTGGCCGCCCGCACCACCCGGCCGGGCAGCGCACCCACTCCCGAAGACCTGGAAACCCTGGGCCAGGGCTGGATCGGACCCGAAGCCCTGTCCATCGCCGTTTTCGCGACGCTGGCCGCCGAGGCGGTCGGTGGGCCGTCCCACGTGATCGTGCGCACCGGACTCCTGCTCGCGGTCAACCACTCCGGCGACAGCGACGCCACCGGCGCCATCGCGGGCAGCCTCCTCGGCGCCCGCTACGGCCGCCCCGCCCTCCCCCGCCGCTGGTCCGACACCATCGACGCCCGCCGCGTCCTGGACCGCCTGGCCACCGACTACTGCACCGAATTCGGACTCACCCCACCCCGCGACGACCACGGCCAACCCACCGACGACTGGTACGCCCGCTACCCGGCCTAG
- a CDS encoding DUF5682 family protein — MNRPTDATPPGHDPAHSTPGPSTAEPVEAEGAAQTRVFGIRHHGPGSARSLRQSLAEFRPDAILIEGPADADPLVGFVAADTMAPPVALLAYVPDTPAKAAFWPFAVFSPEWQAMRYGVEHAVPVRFCDLPAANVLVAEDEARGDRTDPLAALATAAGYDDAERWWDSVVESVPDSAAFDAITEAMAALREDAPHDAATHTGAPATGETEHSQSTERTGGTEGEDRTTTTPAAPEQVAPLVVDQHTLRREAYMRQVMRQTLKGGARRLAVVCGAWHAPALTGALGPAAPDARLLKGMPKTKAALTWVPWTHSRLATGSGYGAGVTSPGWYHHLFTETERPVARWLTKVAGVLRAHDLPVSSAHIIESVRLADTMAALRDRPLAGLSEVTEAVRAVMCGGDETMLRLVIDELVVGETLGGVPEDTPTVPLAADLRARSRTLRLKQEALARTVDLDLRKDRDVERSQLLHRLRLLGIDWGTPTVGEVRNTGTFRETWTLRWEPEFEVRIVEAAVWGTTLRTAAETKILDTANKDGVTVAALADALELALLADLSGATDGLITRLEAAAALDHDVTHLLAALPGLTRTLRYGDVRGTDTKALGHVADGLLVRICAGLPGAVTGLDTDAAESLRAQIDAAHTAISTRDDEHATTEWLATLQRIADRDDVHGAIGGRAVRLLCDAERIDDADSARRLAAALSVGNTSAAKAAWIDGFLGGRGLLLVHDRELLRRIDDWLRTLSEDQFVTTLPLLRRTFGAFESGERRAIGQALRDTGAAPVTQAAATAVDPDRGALALRAAASILGAAG, encoded by the coding sequence ATGAATCGACCGACCGACGCCACGCCCCCGGGCCACGATCCGGCCCACTCGACGCCAGGCCCGAGCACGGCCGAGCCGGTCGAGGCCGAAGGCGCCGCGCAGACCCGGGTCTTCGGCATCCGCCACCACGGACCGGGGTCGGCGCGATCGCTACGGCAGTCGCTGGCGGAGTTCCGGCCCGACGCCATCCTCATCGAGGGGCCCGCCGACGCCGATCCGCTCGTCGGCTTCGTCGCCGCCGACACCATGGCGCCGCCGGTCGCGCTGCTGGCCTATGTGCCCGATACACCGGCCAAAGCCGCCTTCTGGCCGTTCGCGGTGTTCTCCCCCGAATGGCAGGCCATGCGCTACGGCGTCGAACACGCCGTGCCGGTGCGCTTCTGCGACCTGCCCGCCGCGAATGTGCTCGTCGCCGAGGACGAGGCACGCGGCGACCGCACCGACCCGCTGGCCGCGCTGGCCACGGCCGCCGGCTACGACGACGCCGAACGCTGGTGGGACTCGGTGGTCGAATCCGTCCCCGACAGCGCGGCTTTCGACGCGATCACCGAGGCGATGGCAGCTCTGCGCGAGGACGCCCCGCACGACGCCGCGACGCACACCGGTGCGCCTGCTACCGGGGAGACCGAGCACAGCCAGAGCACCGAGCGCACCGGAGGCACCGAGGGCGAAGACCGGACAACGACCACGCCCGCCGCACCGGAGCAGGTGGCACCACTGGTCGTCGACCAGCACACCCTGCGCCGCGAGGCGTACATGCGGCAGGTGATGCGGCAGACGCTCAAGGGCGGAGCGCGACGGCTGGCCGTGGTGTGCGGCGCCTGGCACGCGCCCGCGCTGACGGGTGCGCTCGGGCCCGCCGCCCCCGATGCCCGGCTGCTCAAGGGCATGCCGAAGACCAAAGCCGCGCTCACCTGGGTGCCCTGGACGCATTCCCGGCTGGCCACGGGCTCGGGCTACGGAGCGGGCGTCACCTCACCCGGCTGGTACCACCACCTGTTCACCGAGACCGAGCGGCCGGTGGCGCGCTGGCTGACCAAGGTCGCCGGGGTGCTGCGGGCCCACGATCTGCCGGTGTCGAGCGCGCACATCATCGAATCGGTGCGGCTGGCCGACACCATGGCCGCGCTGCGGGACCGGCCGCTGGCCGGCCTGTCCGAGGTCACCGAGGCCGTGCGCGCGGTCATGTGCGGCGGCGACGAAACCATGCTGCGCCTGGTGATCGACGAACTCGTGGTGGGCGAGACGCTCGGCGGCGTACCCGAAGACACCCCGACCGTGCCGCTGGCGGCGGACCTGCGGGCCCGCAGCCGGACCCTGCGCCTCAAGCAGGAAGCGCTGGCCCGCACCGTCGACCTGGATCTGCGCAAGGACCGCGACGTCGAGCGCTCGCAGCTGCTGCATCGGCTGCGTCTGCTCGGGATCGATTGGGGCACACCGACCGTCGGTGAGGTTCGCAATACCGGCACCTTCCGGGAGACGTGGACGCTGCGCTGGGAACCGGAGTTCGAGGTGCGCATCGTGGAGGCCGCGGTGTGGGGCACCACGCTGCGCACCGCCGCCGAGACCAAGATCCTCGACACGGCGAACAAGGACGGCGTCACCGTCGCCGCCCTCGCCGACGCCCTGGAGCTGGCCCTGCTCGCCGATCTGAGCGGCGCCACCGACGGCCTGATCACCCGGCTGGAGGCGGCCGCCGCCCTCGACCACGACGTCACCCACCTGCTCGCGGCGCTGCCCGGCCTCACCCGCACGCTGCGCTACGGCGACGTCCGCGGCACCGACACCAAGGCGCTCGGCCACGTCGCCGACGGCCTGCTGGTGCGAATCTGCGCCGGCCTGCCCGGGGCGGTCACCGGCCTCGACACCGATGCCGCCGAGTCGCTGCGCGCCCAGATCGATGCCGCGCACACCGCCATCAGCACCCGCGACGACGAGCACGCCACCACCGAATGGCTGGCCACCCTGCAGCGCATCGCCGACCGCGACGACGTGCACGGCGCGATCGGCGGCCGCGCGGTGCGGCTGCTCTGCGACGCCGAACGCATCGACGACGCCGACTCGGCCCGCAGGCTGGCCGCCGCGCTGTCGGTGGGCAACACCTCCGCCGCCAAGGCCGCCTGGATCGACGGATTCCTCGGCGGGCGCGGCCTGCTGCTGGTGCACGACCGGGAGTTGCTGCGCCGCATCGACGACTGGCTGCGGACCCTGTCCGAGGACCAGTTCGTCACCACCCTGCCGCTGCTGCGCCGCACCTTCGGCGCGTTCGAATCGGGCGAGCGCCGCGCCATCGGCCAGGCTCTGCGCGACACCGGCGCCGCACCCGTGACGCAGGCGGCGGCCACCGCCGTCGATCCCGATCGCGGGGCACTCGCGCTGCGCGCCGCCGCCTCGATTCTCGGCGCCGCGGGATGA
- a CDS encoding ATP-binding protein: MTTTEPATTLLRPHAEQAFADELAALARVDDRPRPPSWRLSPWAVVTYILGGTLDDGTVITPKYVGPRRLMEVAVATLATDRALLLLGVPGTAKTWVSEHLSAAISGESTLLVQGTSGTAEEAIRYGWNYARLLAEGPSDAALVASPVMTAMRTGAIARIEELTRIPSDVQDALITILSEKTLPVPELGAEVQAAKGFNLIATANDRDRGVNDLSSALRRRFNTVVLPLPADEDSEVAIVSRRVEQLGAALELPTVPAAAEEVRRVVRVFRELRSGITADGRTKLKTPSGTLSTAEAISVITNGLALSAHFGDGVLRASDIAGAVLGSVIKDPVADSVIWTEYLEAVVRERPDWADFYRACREITG; this comes from the coding sequence ATGACCACCACCGAACCGGCGACCACCCTGCTGCGCCCGCACGCCGAACAGGCCTTCGCCGACGAGCTCGCGGCCCTGGCCCGCGTCGACGACCGCCCGCGCCCGCCGTCCTGGCGCCTGTCCCCCTGGGCCGTGGTGACGTACATCCTCGGCGGCACCCTGGACGACGGCACCGTGATCACCCCCAAGTACGTCGGCCCGCGCCGGCTGATGGAGGTGGCCGTGGCCACTCTCGCCACCGACCGCGCCCTGCTGCTGCTCGGCGTGCCCGGCACCGCGAAAACCTGGGTGTCGGAACATCTCTCGGCCGCGATCAGCGGCGAGTCGACCCTGCTGGTGCAGGGCACCTCCGGTACCGCCGAGGAAGCGATCCGCTACGGCTGGAATTACGCGCGGCTGCTCGCCGAAGGCCCCAGCGACGCCGCGCTGGTCGCCTCGCCGGTGATGACCGCCATGCGGACCGGCGCGATCGCCCGGATCGAGGAACTCACCCGCATCCCGTCGGATGTGCAGGACGCGCTGATCACCATCCTGTCGGAGAAGACGCTGCCGGTGCCCGAGCTCGGCGCGGAAGTGCAGGCGGCCAAGGGTTTCAATCTGATCGCCACCGCCAACGACCGCGACCGCGGCGTGAACGACCTGTCCTCGGCGCTGCGCAGGCGCTTCAACACGGTGGTGCTGCCGCTGCCCGCCGACGAGGACTCCGAGGTCGCCATCGTCAGCAGGCGGGTCGAACAGCTCGGCGCGGCACTGGAACTGCCGACCGTTCCGGCCGCCGCGGAGGAGGTGCGCCGGGTGGTGCGGGTGTTCCGCGAACTGCGTTCGGGCATCACCGCCGACGGCCGGACCAAGCTCAAGACGCCGTCGGGCACGCTGTCCACCGCCGAGGCCATCTCGGTGATCACCAACGGCCTCGCGCTGTCGGCACACTTCGGCGACGGTGTGCTGCGGGCCTCCGATATCGCGGGCGCGGTGCTCGGTTCGGTGATCAAGGACCCCGTCGCCGACTCGGTGATCTGGACCGAATACCTCGAGGCCGTGGTGCGCGAGCGCCCGGACTGGGCCGATTTCTATCGCGCCTGCCGTGAGATCACCGGCTGA
- a CDS encoding ABC transporter permease, whose amino-acid sequence MRKVALRNLAAHKVRLALTVLSVVLGTAFISGSFVFTDTLQRTFDGIFAGQAEGVDVRVGPKERQSLGLPTNIVDALAKTEGVERVAPAMNGPVVLLDPDGKKAVQTGGAPSFGLSYLPPDQAVEEPDTFVAGAPPTQPGEIALNASGAEKAGLRVGDRTKVLIPSRGDPFDVTLTGIYEMPGTEGGGVVAVMFTEPQARKLFTDGTHVAYADIAAAPGISADDLRDQLAAGLPNYKVQNADEVREDMKKEISEALTFINYFLLAFGAIALIVGTFIIYNTFSMIVAQRLRELALLRAVGASRQQVGRSVVAEAVVIGLIGSAIGLAAGIGLAFGLSALLNAFDLGLPTGSLTVLPRTAIVALLVGLIVTVASAYAPARRAAKVPPVEAMRSEFASAGDSLRVRTIVGAVLAVAGGVLVYVGAQGTGKGSAVTVGIGALGLILAVLLAAPALSRPMVLVLGVLTRPFGAIGQMARNNAVRNPRRTAATAFALTLGLMLVSAIGILGASAKTSVGVLIDKGVKAEYVLAGPQMIGAPIGAVDAVRSQVPGVSDVTGIRVVAFKVGDEQIGATSPDGPIDPVMDIDVLSGSTALAPNGLLIDEKEATDRGWKVGDAVTVTSLDNKKFDLTVGGVYANSPLLGPMVVDPGVYDQLMPQSLRTNIFVLVKAAPGTDITAMRANLEKATEPFVVVQVQDHEDFKGAQGKQINTLLAILYGLLALAVVIAVLGIINTLALSVVERRREIGMLRAVGTQRSQVRRTIYLESMLIAIFGAIVGLLLGIALGVGFLRTLRDLGIDQITIPWSQLLIVLIASGVVGVLAAVWPGVRAARTPPLAAIADL is encoded by the coding sequence ATGCGCAAGGTGGCCTTGCGCAATCTCGCCGCGCACAAGGTGCGCCTCGCGCTGACCGTGCTGTCGGTGGTGCTCGGCACCGCCTTCATCTCCGGCTCGTTCGTCTTCACCGACACCCTGCAGCGCACCTTCGACGGCATCTTCGCCGGTCAGGCCGAGGGCGTCGACGTGCGCGTCGGCCCCAAGGAGCGTCAGTCGCTGGGCCTGCCCACCAATATCGTGGACGCGCTGGCCAAGACCGAGGGCGTGGAGCGGGTCGCCCCGGCCATGAACGGCCCGGTGGTGCTGCTCGATCCCGACGGCAAGAAGGCCGTGCAGACCGGTGGCGCGCCCAGTTTCGGCCTGTCGTACCTGCCGCCGGACCAGGCCGTCGAGGAACCCGACACCTTCGTCGCCGGTGCCCCGCCCACCCAGCCGGGGGAGATCGCGCTCAACGCCAGCGGTGCGGAGAAGGCCGGGCTGCGGGTCGGCGACCGGACCAAGGTGCTGATCCCGTCCAGGGGCGACCCGTTCGACGTCACCCTCACCGGCATCTACGAGATGCCGGGCACCGAGGGCGGCGGCGTGGTCGCGGTGATGTTCACCGAGCCGCAGGCCCGCAAGCTGTTCACCGACGGCACGCACGTCGCCTACGCCGATATCGCGGCGGCGCCGGGCATCTCCGCCGACGACCTGCGCGACCAGCTCGCCGCCGGCCTGCCCAACTACAAGGTGCAGAACGCCGACGAGGTCCGCGAGGACATGAAGAAGGAGATCTCCGAGGCGCTCACCTTCATCAACTACTTCCTGCTCGCCTTCGGCGCGATCGCCTTGATCGTCGGCACGTTCATCATCTACAACACCTTCTCGATGATCGTGGCCCAGCGCCTGCGCGAGCTGGCGCTGCTGCGCGCGGTCGGGGCCAGCAGGCAGCAGGTGGGCCGGTCGGTGGTCGCCGAGGCGGTGGTGATCGGCCTGATCGGCAGCGCGATCGGCCTGGCCGCCGGGATCGGGCTGGCGTTCGGTCTGTCGGCGCTGCTCAACGCCTTCGACCTCGGGCTGCCGACCGGTTCGCTGACGGTGCTGCCGCGCACCGCGATCGTCGCGCTGCTGGTCGGCCTGATCGTCACCGTCGCCAGCGCCTACGCCCCGGCCCGCCGGGCCGCGAAGGTGCCGCCGGTGGAGGCCATGCGCTCGGAATTCGCCAGCGCCGGTGACTCGCTGCGGGTCCGCACCATCGTCGGCGCGGTACTGGCGGTGGCCGGGGGCGTGCTCGTCTACGTGGGCGCGCAGGGCACCGGCAAGGGGTCGGCGGTCACCGTCGGCATCGGCGCGCTCGGGTTGATCCTGGCCGTGCTGCTCGCCGCGCCCGCCCTGTCGCGGCCGATGGTGCTGGTGCTGGGCGTGCTCACCCGCCCGTTCGGCGCGATCGGGCAGATGGCGCGCAACAACGCCGTCCGCAATCCGCGCCGCACCGCCGCCACCGCGTTCGCGCTGACCCTCGGGCTGATGCTGGTCTCGGCGATCGGCATTCTCGGCGCCTCGGCCAAGACCAGCGTCGGCGTGCTGATCGACAAGGGCGTCAAGGCCGAGTACGTGCTCGCGGGCCCGCAGATGATCGGCGCGCCGATCGGCGCGGTCGACGCGGTGCGCAGCCAGGTGCCCGGCGTCAGCGACGTCACCGGTATCCGGGTCGTGGCGTTCAAGGTCGGTGACGAACAGATCGGCGCCACCTCCCCGGACGGCCCGATCGATCCGGTGATGGACATCGATGTGCTCAGCGGTTCCACCGCGCTCGCCCCCAACGGCCTGCTCATCGACGAGAAGGAAGCCACCGACCGGGGCTGGAAGGTCGGCGACGCGGTCACCGTCACCAGCCTCGACAACAAGAAGTTCGACCTCACCGTCGGCGGCGTGTACGCCAACTCGCCGCTGCTCGGGCCGATGGTCGTCGACCCCGGCGTCTACGACCAGCTGATGCCACAGAGCCTGCGCACCAACATCTTCGTGCTGGTGAAGGCGGCGCCCGGCACGGATATCACCGCCATGCGGGCGAATCTGGAGAAGGCCACCGAACCGTTCGTCGTGGTGCAGGTGCAGGACCACGAGGACTTCAAGGGCGCCCAGGGCAAGCAGATCAACACCCTGCTCGCCATCCTCTACGGTCTGCTGGCGCTGGCCGTGGTGATCGCGGTCCTCGGCATCATCAACACCCTGGCCCTGTCGGTGGTGGAACGTCGCCGCGAGATCGGCATGCTCCGCGCCGTCGGCACCCAGCGATCCCAGGTGCGCCGCACGATCTACCTGGAATCCATGCTGATCGCCATCTTCGGCGCGATCGTCGGCCTGCTCCTCGGCATCGCCCTCGGCGTCGGATTCCTGCGCACCCTGCGCGACCTGGGCATCGACCAGATCACCATCCCCTGGTCGCAACTGCTCATCGTCCTGATCGCCTCCGGCGTCGTCGGCGTCCTGGCCGCCGTCTGGCCCGGCGTCCGCGCGGCCCGCACCCCACCCCTCGCGGCCATCGCGGATCTGTAA
- a CDS encoding VWA domain-containing protein, with translation MTGTDESHDRRWRLVLGSAAEDQLGGLSGGADQAMDQALAALYNTGEAGGTTKRSGGLGGSAPRVARWLGDIRTYFPASVVEVMQRDAVQRLNLTQLLLEPELLESVEPDVHLVGTLLGLNRVMPETTKATARMVVEKVVREIEQRIAAKTVAAVTGAINRSARTHRPKLRDIDFDRTIRKNLANYLPEQRTVVPERLVGYGRKAQSIKRDVVLAIDQSGSMAASIVYASVFGAVLATMRSLQTSLVVFDTEVVDLTEQLSDPVDVLFGTQLGGGTDINRAIAYSQSLITRPTDTLFVLISDLYEGGVREEMLRRCNAMKEAGVQVVVLLALSDDGAPAYDHDNAAALAALGIPAFACTPDKFPDLLATALDRGDVARWAQTHAPAV, from the coding sequence ATGACCGGCACCGACGAATCCCACGACCGCCGTTGGCGACTCGTCCTCGGGTCCGCCGCCGAGGACCAGCTCGGCGGGCTGTCCGGCGGCGCCGACCAGGCCATGGATCAGGCGCTGGCCGCCCTGTACAACACCGGCGAGGCGGGCGGCACGACGAAAAGGTCCGGTGGACTGGGCGGTTCGGCGCCACGGGTGGCGCGCTGGCTCGGCGACATCCGGACCTACTTCCCGGCGAGCGTGGTGGAGGTGATGCAGCGCGACGCCGTGCAGCGGCTCAACCTCACCCAGCTGCTGCTCGAACCGGAACTGCTGGAATCGGTGGAACCGGACGTGCACCTGGTGGGCACCCTGCTCGGCCTCAACCGGGTGATGCCCGAGACCACCAAGGCCACCGCGCGCATGGTGGTGGAGAAAGTGGTGCGCGAGATCGAGCAGCGCATCGCCGCCAAGACCGTCGCCGCCGTCACCGGCGCGATCAACCGCTCCGCCCGCACCCACCGACCGAAGCTGCGTGACATCGACTTCGACCGCACGATCCGCAAGAATCTCGCCAACTATCTGCCCGAGCAGCGCACCGTCGTCCCCGAGCGGCTGGTCGGCTACGGGCGCAAGGCGCAGTCGATCAAGCGCGACGTGGTGCTGGCGATCGACCAATCCGGGTCGATGGCAGCCAGCATCGTCTACGCCTCGGTGTTCGGCGCGGTCCTGGCCACGATGCGGTCGCTGCAGACCTCGCTGGTGGTGTTCGACACCGAGGTCGTCGATCTCACCGAGCAGCTCAGCGACCCGGTGGACGTGCTGTTCGGCACCCAGCTCGGCGGCGGCACCGACATCAACCGGGCCATCGCGTACTCGCAGTCGCTGATCACCCGGCCCACCGACACCCTGTTCGTGCTGATCTCGGACCTGTACGAGGGCGGTGTCCGCGAGGAGATGCTGCGCCGCTGCAACGCGATGAAGGAAGCGGGCGTGCAGGTGGTGGTGCTGCTCGCCCTGTCGGACGACGGCGCACCGGCCTACGACCACGACAATGCCGCCGCGCTGGCCGCCCTCGGCATCCCGGCCTTCGCCTGTACACCCGACAAATTCCCGGATCTGCTGGCCACCGCGCTGGATCGCGGCGACGTCGCGCGGTGGGCGCAGACACACGCTCCGGCCGTGTGA
- a CDS encoding ABC transporter ATP-binding protein has translation MTSHAMGTEAVETAADTEIAAAALDLIKQYGSGDTQVKALDGVSVEFAKGEFTAIMGPSGSGKSTLMHCLAGLDSASGGEVRIGDTALTGLSDKQMTALRRDRIGFVFQAFNLVPTLTALENITLPLDIAGRKVDQEWLDTVVKRLGLGDRLGHRPSELSGGQQQRVACARALVGKPEIIFGDEPTGNLDSHSSGEVLAILRASVDEFKQTVVIVTHDPRAASYADRVVFLADGRIVDELRDPTQDSVLDRMKALENK, from the coding sequence ATGACTTCGCACGCCATGGGCACCGAGGCCGTCGAGACGGCGGCCGACACCGAGATCGCGGCCGCAGCGCTCGACCTGATCAAGCAGTACGGTTCGGGAGACACCCAGGTCAAAGCCCTCGACGGGGTGTCGGTCGAGTTCGCCAAGGGCGAGTTCACCGCGATCATGGGCCCCTCGGGCTCGGGCAAGTCGACCCTGATGCACTGCCTGGCCGGCCTCGACAGCGCCAGCGGCGGCGAGGTCCGCATCGGTGACACCGCGCTCACCGGGCTGTCCGACAAACAGATGACCGCGCTGCGGCGCGACCGGATCGGCTTCGTGTTCCAGGCGTTCAACCTGGTACCGACGCTGACCGCGCTGGAGAACATCACGCTGCCGCTCGACATCGCGGGCCGCAAGGTCGACCAGGAATGGCTCGACACCGTGGTCAAGCGCCTCGGCCTGGGCGACCGCCTCGGCCACCGGCCCTCGGAGCTGTCGGGTGGGCAGCAGCAGCGCGTGGCGTGCGCCCGCGCGCTGGTCGGCAAGCCGGAGATCATCTTCGGCGACGAACCCACCGGCAACCTGGACTCGCACTCCTCCGGCGAGGTGCTCGCGATCCTGCGCGCCTCGGTCGACGAGTTCAAGCAGACCGTCGTCATCGTCACCCACGACCCGCGCGCGGCCTCCTACGCCGACCGGGTGGTCTTCCTGGCCGACGGCCGGATCGTCGACGAGCTGCGTGATCCCACCCAGGATTCCGTCCTCGACCGGATGAAGGCGCTGGAGAACAAGTGA